TTTCTTAACATCGTGGTAACGGCTTTTTATACCGTAGGTGTGCTGTCTTCTTTATATGCGGCACATATCGTGCCTGAGTTAAGCACAACGGCTTCACAAGCCTCGGGTATCATTAATGGTATAGCCACCATTATATTAACGATATTTATCGATCCCCAGCTTGGCCTCATTACAGACAAAGCAACACATCAATCGGAAACGAGAGATCAGCTCGGCAAGGTATTTACACTGTTAATGGTCACACGCTTTTTTGGAACGATGCTTGCACAGCTAGTTATCGTACCTGCTGCTTATTTGATCAGTATGGCTGTTACTTTACTATAGGGGGGGATCTCGATGATTAATTTTCGTTTTTTACAGGAGCAGGATCAGGAATCTGTGAAAAAATTAATGAAGGAGTATCCTCTTCAGTTCCCGGATTTTGTGACTGAGATGTATCCAGAACGTTGGGCCATTTACCTATCTGATCGTGATTTGACAAAGTCGCAGTACGTTGTGGCTACAGATGAGAGGGAGCAAATGGTAGGTCATGCAGGATACATTCATAACGATGACCTAAGGCTGTATGAATTCGTTGGTGTAGTCGTGTCTCCTAAACATCATAGACAGGGAATCGGAAAGGACTTGCTGAAATCGCTATCCCTATTGTTAAAGGCACAAGGAATTAGCAGGGTCATGTTATCTACGTTAGGTCACCCGGGAAATGAGGAGACATTGGCCTTCTATCGTTCTTTGGGTTATCAGGAACTGAAGTACGAAACGGATTATTATACGAAAGGGTTCTCACGTGTGACCTTTATTAAAGATTTATAGCAGGTTTGGGGATGAATATGAGCAAAAAAAGGATTGTGATTGAATCCGTAGTGTTTAGTACTGTCATTTGTTTCGGCTATATTCTGTTTATGGTCATTCAAGGTTATATACTCACGAAAAATGATGTGCCTGATATTATAAACAGCTACAACAATGTTGAATATTTACAGCAAAAGGTTGCTTTCGGTGTAATCAACAGGGGTGGTGGATGGATTTATGCCATCGGAGCTTTTATCTTGCTTGCTCTTACATACGGTACGATAAGATGGAGACTAAAGAGAAAGCTGTGATCAGAAGCATAATAAGTTGTTTATCCATTATGAAATTAGCGGTCAACATGACTAAATCAATAAAATGAACATAAATATGATACACAGAAGGAGGTTTAACATATGTTTGTCCAAGAAGTGCTGAAACAGATGAACACCCAACTGGCGCGAATTGAAGTTTGCCTTAACCGTC
Above is a window of Paenibacillus uliginis N3/975 DNA encoding:
- a CDS encoding GNAT family N-acetyltransferase, producing the protein MINFRFLQEQDQESVKKLMKEYPLQFPDFVTEMYPERWAIYLSDRDLTKSQYVVATDEREQMVGHAGYIHNDDLRLYEFVGVVVSPKHHRQGIGKDLLKSLSLLLKAQGISRVMLSTLGHPGNEETLAFYRSLGYQELKYETDYYTKGFSRVTFIKDL